One window of Trifolium pratense cultivar HEN17-A07 linkage group LG5, ARS_RC_1.1, whole genome shotgun sequence genomic DNA carries:
- the LOC123886666 gene encoding uncharacterized protein LOC123886666 yields the protein MEKNNAKIPAAEKSQPQRRKKRVEVSTSNSTRSRRSKEVKKVEVIILSSDTSDSDSADGDYVSFLETYVPPELSSRASSSGEEDGSRITVESKMTLPEPVQRDSESETWKAIENGWEPPVLIDKDGKKTSEIKPTKDYSKDEDDLALGNSKALNAIFNGVDINMFRLVKRCTVAKHAWEILRKAHEGTNKRFDMKVTAIEESQDLVNIQVDELIGSLQTYELGMNQRKEKKNKSLAFASNTREDEESDLESDESLSEAMVLLGRQFNRIVKRMDKKSKFNVPSIKLDINKQTNDQRRARSDEKTSQSEGVQCQECEGYGHIKAECPTFLKRQKKSLAITWSDEDDSEEETESGSVKHVNALTGLCESDVESCDETSYEELVATYKDLFIRSNEVCKALERQKKVNCQLQAEKNDYLAKIDALNKEIEKLNVDLEHARRQVRVYGSGEEKFQAMLLKQSAGKKPIGFDYEIVDQQMGYNKATISTPIEKTFPVSAGFLPPHPPTHQGTDTWLKSKPKPPAQTGSMPQHPPPHRNNWSRTKSRRRNWRCHYCGRKGHIRPYCYKLYGYPKNFRSPAPKPENVKTKKEWKEKENDGEIKGIGNLINNGLPNLDNVLLVKGLTTNLISISQLCDQGMKVNFTKSECLVTNEEGRLLMKGVMSKDNCYLWVSEEENHLSTCLLSKEDKVKLWHQKMGHLHLRGLKKVIAEETIKGNPKLKIEEGTICGECQIGKQTMVAHPRLQHSVTSRALELLHIDLMAPMQTENLGGKREKEVVIVRIRSDRGKEFQNAKFFDSCASEGIFLGYSTNSRVYNSRTKVTVELMNVVVDDASSTKTADDESSIQQSYDIVFDEVSGSNNESADPKSKLARVNKVPFIRDLVEENIVKLDHVAIGCIFSKALDVVEFERLRGKLGICLHKEL from the exons ATGGAAAAGAACAATGCCAAAATACCTGCTGCTGAGAAGTCTCAACCTCAGCGAAGGAAGAAAAGGGTAGAGGTATCTACCTctaactccactcgctcccgaaggtctaaagAGGTCAAGAAGGTGGAGGTTATCATTCTTTCCTCTGACACCTCTGATTCTGACAGCGCTGATGGggattacgtttcgtttctggagacgTATGTTCCTCCCGAGCTTTCTTCTCGTGCTTCTTCGTCGGGTGAAGAAGATGGATCCCGGATtaccgtggaatccaagatgacgCTTCCTGAGCCTGTGCAGAGGGATTCGGAATCCGA aacatggaaagctATAGAAAATGGCTGGGAACCCCCAGTGCtcattgataaggatggaaagAAAACCAGTGAAATCAAGCCTACAAAAGACTATTCTAAAGACGAGGATGACTTAGCTCTAGGAAACTCAAAAGCCTTAaatgccatattcaatggggtggacatcaacatgttcagacttgtcAAACGATGCACTGTGGCTAAACATGCGTGGGAGATACTtaggaaagcacatgaaggaaccaacaag aggtttgacatgaaagtgaCAGCAATTGAAGAATCTCAAGATCTGGTcaacattcaagtggatgaactaataggctcacttcaaacctatgagTTAGGCAtgaatcaaagaaaagaaaagaaaaataaaagtttagccTTTGCCTCCAACActagagaagatgaagaatcagatttggagagtgatgaaagtttGTCAGAAGCAATGGTCTTGCTAGGAAGACAATTCAACAGAATCGTGAAAAGAATGGACAAAAAGTCTAAGTTCAATGTGCCAAGCATCAAGCTCGACATCAACAAACAGACCAATGATCAAAGAAGGGCTAGAAGTGATGAGAAAACCAGTCAGTCAGAAGGGGTCCAGTGTCaagaatgtgaaggatatggacACATCAAAGCTGAATGTCCTACCTTTCTGAAgagacaaaagaaaagtctggctatcacttggtcagatgaggatgacTCAGAGGAGGAAACTGAAAGTGGATCTGTAAAACATGTCAATGCGCTGACAGGTCTGTGTGAGTCTGATGttgaatcatgtgatgaaacaTCTTATGAAGAACTGGTTGCCACCTATAAGGATCTGTTCATCAGGAGTAATGAAGTTTGTAAGGCATTGGAAAGACAAAAGAAGGTTAATTGTCAACTACAGGCTGAGAAGAATGACTATCTTGCAAAAATTGATGCtctcaacaaagagattgaaaaactaaatgttgacttggagcatgctagaaGACAAGTCAGAGTTTATGGATCAGGAGAAGAAAAATTCCAAGCAATGCTATTGAAACAAAGTGCAGGAAAGAAACCAATTGGCTTTGACTATGAGATTGTTGATCAACAAATGGGAtacaacaaagctacaatcaGTACTCCCATTGAGAAGACTTTTCCTGTCAGTGCTGGCTTTTTACCACCACATCCTCCCACACACCAGGGAACTGACACTTGGTTAAAATCCAAACCTAAGCCTCCTGCACAGACTGGATCGATGCCTCAACATCCTCCTCCACATCGGAATAACTGGTCAAGAACTAAATCTAGAAGAAGGAACTGGAGATGTCACtattgtggtaggaaagggcacataaggccttattgctatAAATTGTATGGTTACCCAAAGAATTTCCGGTCACCTGCACCAAAGCCAGAAAATGTGAAGACTAAGAAAGAgtggaaagaaaaagagaatgat GGAGAGATAAAAGGAATTGGGAATCTAATCAACAATGGATTGCCAAATCTAGATAATGTTCTATTGGTGAAAGGTCTTACAACTAATCTAATCAGCATTAGCCAGTtgtgtgatcaaggcatgaaagtaaacttcacaaaGTCAGAATGTCTTGTTACAAATGAAGAAGGAAGACTCTTGATGAAGGGTGTGATGTCAAaggacaactgctacttatgggtcTCTGAAGAAGAAAACCACTTGTCCACTTGTCTCTTAAGCAAAGAGGATAAAGtgaagctgtggcatcaaaaaatGGGTCACTTACATCTGAGAGGTTTGAAAAAGGTCATAGCAGAAGAAACAATCAAGGGAAATCCAAAGCTCAAGATTGAGGAAGGAACTATATGTGGTGAGTGCCAAATAGGCAAGCAAACCATGGTGGCACATCCGAGGCTCCAACATTCGGTTACATCTAGAGCACTTGAACTATTACACATAGATCTGATGGCACCTATGCAGACTGAAAATCTTGGTGGTAAAAG agaaaaggaggTTGTTATTGTAAGAATAAGAAGTGATCGTGGAAAAGAATTTCAGAATGCAAAATTCTTTGATTCCTGTGCATCAGAAGGCATTTTTCTTGGATACTCCACAAACAGCAGAGTTTATAACTCTAGAACTAAAGTTACCGTGGAATTAATGAATGTGGTAGTTGATGATGCATCATCAACCAAAACAGCAGATGATGAATCATCCATTCAACAGtcatatgatattgtatttgatgAAGTTTCAGGTTCTAACAATGAATCTGCTGATCCTAAATCAAAACTTGCTCGTGTCAACAAAGTCCCATTTATCAGGGATTTAgttgaagaaaatattgtgaagCTTGATCATGTTGCTATTGGATGCATATTCAGTAAAGCATTGGATGTTGTTGAGTTTGAAAGgctaaggggcaaattaggaatttgcctgcataaGGAATTGTAG
- the LOC123886667 gene encoding topless-related protein 2-like, which produces MAFLSLNQEMMVLVLQFLDEENLRETLHKMEQETGIYFNLKYFEKQVLAGEWEECEKYLASFTNINDNGYSMKMIYEIRKQKYYEALDSNDKTRAIEILVNDLKIFSTYDQALYKQLTNLITLDNLRENIYLSKYQDVRTARILLMTELKRLINVNNRLNNKLKLPKLSESRLRHLINHGLNWQHVLCKNPQQSPDIATILTDHTCDQPNAANHQSLEVAPFLSAPVAPKANALPAWMVNGNPSSSSRPLSALTASTLPGPSNLANIPRHTIRTPITHSPISDQEIRRLLLPQTFEEAAPAARTVTPQQEPQLFHELPRVIVSNVCQQSAVTSMEFHPSIHTILAVGNANGEISLWDLRLRQRLMLKSFEIWNISNCSAEFQAQAADLKESPISVTRVTWSPHARFFGVAFSKHLIQLYTSYHVSKSLQKYLEIEAHDGRVNDIGFSFSKNQLCIVTCGDDKLIKVWDLKGHKIFTFEGHAAPVYSVLPHSKENLQYLFSTSVDGKIMAWVFDNKNFRVEYDTPGNCCTAMLYSADGTRLFSCGTNKEGDWFLVEWNDSEGSIKRTYSGFKKSFAGNVQFDTTKNRILAVGVDNQIKIWDMDNINLLTSTDAGGGLSSLPLVKFNNEGNLLAVTTEGGFKILSSADGFKSLNDAKREADIAIARSIENRRNLNEISKPWKVNEIVHHAQCRRVTMPESIGPSNNVCLLYTKPGTGLLALGSKGVLKMWKWSVTPSNHTGKATTSVNPEHSTPTKGIFMTNDVPNNKDAIPCLDISNNGTYGLAACGGIVSLFKMVSSYKVLHQFMSPPPAATCIAFIPQDNNIAAIGREDSVIHIFSIRHGELIAELKGHQKYITSIAFSLRQNIMVSAGADAQLISWNMNTWTMNKSASIQMRTGENAALSETKVQFHSNQELLLACHETQLVIYDASRMKPIIHWLPQDDDGLSACAISSATYSSNFKQIYATFSDGNIGVFDAGSLILRCRIAPSAYLYQTPSTSGNVYPLVVTANPDEPSQFAIALSDGTINVIEPKECETWW; this is translated from the exons ATGGCATTTTTGTCATTGAACCAGGAAATGATGGTGCTCGTTCTTCAATTTCTTGATGAAGAGAATTTGAGGGAGACATTGCACAA gATGGAACAAGAAACGGGTATCTACTTCAATCTGAAATATTTTGAAAAGCAAGTTCTTGCCGGAGAATGGGAAGAGTGTGAGAAGTATCTCGCTAGTTTTACGAATATCAATGATAATGGTTACTCTATGAAAATGATTTATGAAATAAGGAAGCAGAAATATTATGAGGCGTTGGATAG TAATGACAAAACAAGGGCTATTGAAATTCTGGTGAATGATTTGAAAATCTTTTCAACATATGATCAAGCATTGTACAAGCAATTAACAAATCTCATAACCCTTGACAATCTTAG GGAGAATATATATCTGTCAAAATATCAAGATGTGAGAACAGCTAGAATCCTACTGATGACTGAGCTTAAGAGGTTGATTAACGTTAATAACAGACTCAATAATAAGCTTAAGCTTCCAAAATTGAGTGAGTCGCGGCTGCGACACCTAATAAATCATGG ATTGAATTGGCAGCATGTGTTATGTAAAAATCCGCAGCAAAGTCCAGACATTGCAACGATTTTAACTGATCATACTTGTGATCAGCCAAATGCTGCAAATCATCAATCTCTTGAAGTTGCG CCATTTCTATCAGCCCCTGTAGCTCCTAAGGCTAATGCTCTACCGGCATGGATGGTGAATGGAAATCCTTCCTCATCTTCTCGACCACTTTCTGCGCTGACAGCTTCCACATTGCCTGGTCCTTCAAATCTAG CCAATATTCCGAGGCATACAATAAGAACACCGATTACTCATTCACCGATCAGTGATCAAGAAATAAGACGGCTTCTGTTACCTCAAACTTTTGAAGAG GCTGCACCTGCCGCACGTACCGTTACACCTCAACAAGAGCCTCAGCTGTTTCACGAACTTCCTCGAGTTATTGTGTCGAATGTCTGTCAGCAATCAGCTGTGACAAGCATGGAGTTTCATCCTTCCATCCATACTATACTAGCTG TTGGAAATGCAAATGGTGAAATTTCACTTTGGGATCTAAGGTTGAGACAGAGGCTGATGTTAAAGTCTTTCGAAATATGGAATATTTCTAATTGTTCGGCTGAATTTCAG GCTCAGGCTGCGGATTTGAAAGAATCGCCGATATCTGTCACTCGTGTAACATGGAGCCCACATGCTAGATTTTTTG GGGTTGCTTTTTCAAAGCATTTGATTCAGTTGTATACCTCCTATCATGTTTCTAAGAGCCTACAAAAGTATTTGGAG ATTGAGGCTCATGATGGTAGAGTTAATGATATTGGATTTTCGTTTTCGAAAAATCAGTTATGCATTGTAACTTGTGGAGATGATAAGTTAATAAAG GTATGGGATTTGAAGGGTCATAAGATCTTTACCTTTGAAGGTCATGCAGCACCAGTTTATTCGGTTCTTCCTCACTCGAAGGAAAATCTCCAG tatttattttcaacttcgGTTGATGGGAAAATCATGGCATGGGTCTTTGATAACAAGAACTTTCGGGTTGAATATGACACTCCTGGAAATTGTTGCACCGCAATGCTCTATAGTGCTGATGGAACTAG ATTGTTTTCTTGCGGAACAAATAAAGAAGGAGATTGGTTTCTAGTGGAGTGGAATGATAGCGAGGGATCAATAAAAAGAACATATTCTGGATTTAAGAAAAGCTTTGCGGGTAATGTGCAATTCGACACCACAAAGAATCGGATTTTGGCTGTTGGTGTAGACAACCAAATTAAGATTTGGGATATGGATAATATTAATCTTCTGACAAGTACAGATGCTGGTGGAGGTCTTTCG AGTCTACCTCTCGTGAAGTTCAATAATGAAGGAAATCTGCTTGCGGTTACTACAGAAGGTGGTTTCAAAATCCTTTCTAGTGCTGATGGTTTCAAAAGCCTAAATGATGCAAAG AGGGAAGCAGATATTGCTATAGCTAGAAGCATTGAGAACAGAAGAAATTTGAATGAAATTTCTAAACCTTGGAAGGTGAACGAAATCGTTCATCATGCTCAGTGTCGAAGAGTTACTATGCCGGAGAGTATAGGTCCCAGTAACAAT GTTTGTCTTCTATACACAAAACCTGGAACTGGTCTTCTAGCTCTTGGTTCAAAAGGGGTTCTGAAGATGTGGAAATGGAGCGTTACTCCATCCAATCATACTGGAAAG GCGACGACAAGTGTTAACCCTGAACATTCGACACCGACTAAGGGCATTTTTATGACTAATGATGTCCCGAACAATAAGGACGCCATTCCCTGCTTGGACATTTCAAATAATGGTACCTATGGCTTAGCTGCATGTGGAGGAATTGTTTCATTGTTCAAAATGGTGTCATCATATAAA GTATTGCATCAGTTTATGAGTCCTCCACCGGCTGCAACGTGCATTGCTTTCATCCCTCAAGACAATAACATTGCTGCGATCGGAAGGGAAGATTCTGTGATTCATATTTTCAGTATTAGGCACGGCGAG cttatagcggaATTGAAGGGTCACCAAAAGTACATTACTAGTATAGCTTTTTCGCTTCGACAGAATATAATGGTTTCTGCAGGCGCTGATGCTCAG CTCATCTCTTGGAACATGAACACGTGGACTATGAATAAATCAGCATCAATCCAAATGCGAACTGGTGAAAATGCGGCTCTAAGTGAGACTAAAGTTCAATTTCACAGTAATCAAGAGCTGTTGCTGGCATGCCATGAGACTCAGCTAGTAATATATGATGCTTCAAGAATGAAACCAATCATTCAT TGGCTGCCACAAGATGATGATGGGTTGTCAGCTTGTGCCATATCGTCTGCCACCTACTCgtcaaatttcaaacaaatttatGCAACATTTAGTGATGGAAACATCGGAGTATTTGATGCTGGCAGCCTCATACTAAGATGCCGTATTGCTCCATCTGCATACCTATATCAGACCCCATCAACCAG cGGAAATGTGTACCCTCTTGTTGTAACAGCAAATCCAGATGAGCCCAGTCAATTTGCAATTGCACTTTCAGATGGGACAATTAATGTTATTGAGCCTAAAGAGTGTGAAACTTGGTGGTGA